The Vulcanimicrobium alpinum sequence GCCGTCGAATATCGAAGCGGTGCGCTTCCCGCCGGGAACGCGCGTGCGGGCCGTCGACGTTACCGATGCAATAGCGGACGTCGATCTCTCGCGCGAAGTCGCCGGTTCGTCGCCCGAAGGCAGTTTTGCCGAAGCGGCGGAGTTCAAAGCACTCGTGTGGACCCTCACGCAGCCTGCGCTCGGCGTCACGTCGGTGAAGGTGCGCGTGGACGGTGTTCGCGTCGCGACGCTTCCCGGAGGTCACCTGGAACTCGATGGCCCGCTCACGCGATCGTCGTTCTAGCCTTCCCGTCTTCGCAGCGCTGCTGCTGGCGGCGTTCGCCGCCTGCGCGCTGCCTGCGCGCGCCCAGGAACGCGCGCCGCTGCTGTGGTTTCAGGGAACGCGCCTCATCTTCGAACACGCCGTCGCGCAGAACGGCGATCTCGCCGTCGCTGCCCGCGATCCCGGGACGGTGCGCTTCCTCGAACGGCTCGGCGCGCACGTCTCGTACCAGCCGCAGCAGCGCTACGTCGTCGTCACCGCGCAGGATCGCCGCACGATCGTCTTTACGCTCGGCGATCCGTCGTATCTGATCGCCGGCGTGCGCGCGCGCGCGCCGTTTGCGCCGTTCGACGACAACGGCGATGCGGTGCTTCCGTTCTACGCGCTGGCCCGGGCGCTCTACGTCGAGCCGGTCGCCGACGCCGGCGGCGAGACGGTGCTGCAGCCGCGCATCGGCGCGCTCGACGTGCGCAGCGACGGCGGCCGCACGATCGTGACGGTGCGCGGCGCGATGCCGCTGCTGGCGACGACCAACGCCGACACGCCGGACCGCGTGCAGATCTCGTTCACCGGGCAGGGCGCGTCGGTCGCGCCCTCGCGCGGCGGCCCCGGCTCGCAGCTCGCCGGGATCGACGTCGCCGTGAACGGCTCGCCGCGCGTGCCGACGACGACGCTGACGCTCTCCGGCGCGCCCGGTACGACGCACCGCGTCGTCCCCGGCGCGTCGCCGACGACCTACGCGGTGGTCTTCGAAGGGGGCGCCGTCGCGCAGAACCCTGCGGTTCCGCCGCCGCCGTTCCCCGGTCCGGCGGACTCGCCGCCGCCGACGCCGCAGCCGGGGCCGACGATCGTCGCGCCGATCGTCGCCGGCCGCGCCACCGTCACCGATCTCACCATCGGTCCGGGGAGCGACGACACGCTCGCGGTGCGCGTCGCGCTCAGCGGCGCCGTGCGCTACGAATGGCATCGCCTGCTCGATCACCGCTGGTACGTCGATCTCGCCAATACGACGCTCAGCGGCCCCGGGCGCGACGAGCGGCCGTCGTTCGGGAGCGTCCAGTCGGTGCGCGTACGGCAGATCGGGACGACCGATGCACCCGCGGTCCGCATCGCGTTCACGATGACCGGCGATCAGCGCGTCGACGTGCAACCGTCCGATAACGGCCTCGCGATCGCGGTGGCGAACGCGCCGTCGCCGGATCTCGCGCGCACCGGGGTCGGCGCGACCGGCGGTCCGCCGGTGGCGCAGAGCGCGGCGACGCCGGATCCGGCTTCCAGCGACGCGCCGTGGAAGTTCGCGCCCGGCAACGGCTCGCGCATCATCGTGCTCGATCCCGGTCACGGCGGCTCGGACACGGGGACCGCGCACAACAACCTGGTCGAGAAGGACCTGACGCTCGACATCGCGCGCCGTCTGCGCGCGCTGCTGACCGCGCAGGGCTGGACGGTGCGGATGACGCGCGATTCGGACATCGACCCGGTCAGTCAGGACAATCTGAGCAAGATGCGCGCCGACGGACTGGCCAATCCCGACGACCGCGCGTATCTGCAGACGCGCTGCGACACCGCGAACAACGTGAACGCGCGGCTGTTCATCAGCATCCACATCAACAGCGCGCCGTTCGCCGGCGCGAAAGGGACGACGTTCTATTGGTACAAGCCGCAGGACGCCGCGTTCGCTCAGGCGCTCGAGCGCAGCGTGATCCCGCTCGCGGGGACGCAAGACGACGGCACGCGGCACGAGAACTTCTACGTGGTGCGTCACACGACGATGCCCTCGGTGCTGATCGAAACGGCGTTCGTCACCAATCCCGACGACGTCGCGCTGCTGCGTTCGCCGTCGTTCCTGCAGAACGTCGCCCAGGGGATCGCCAACGGGGTGAAAGCATACGCCGGCGCGCCGGGCGCACAGCCGCTGAGCCTGCGGCAGTGAGCGCGGCGTAGCGCGTGCTCGGGCTTTACGACTCCGGCCTCGGCGGCTTGACGGTTCTCGCGGCGCTGCGCGCGGCGGGGATCGATCAGGACGTCGTCTACTTCGCCGATCAGGCGCACGTGCCGTACGGAGACAAGACCGACGCGCAGATCCACGGCTATCTCGGCGAGAACCTCGCGCTGCTGCGCGATCACGGCGTCGACGCCGTCGTCACGGCGTGCAACACGAGCTGCGCCGTCGCGGGCAAGCTCGGCTGGCCGGCGACGACGCTGCCGGTGCTCGATCTCATCGCCACAGCCGGGGCGTCACTCGCGCAGACGCCGCACCGGCGGATCGCGGTCGTCGCGACGGCTGCGACGGTGCGCAGCGGCGCGTACGCGCGCGCGATCGCGGCCCACGCGCCGCACGTCGAGGTCGTCGAACGCGCAGCGCCGGCGCTGGTGCCGCTGGTCGAAGCCGGCGCCGCTGAGAGCGATGACGCACGCGCCGCCGTCTTCGCGGTCGCCGCGACGCTTCCGGAGGTCGACGCGATCGTCTACGGCTGCACCCACTACCCGCTGCTCGACCGCTGGTTCGCCGATGCGCTCGGCGCGGCCGTGATCCGAATCGATCCGGCGCAGGCGCAAGCGGAGGCCGCGCGCGCGCTCGTCGCGCGGCTCGGGCTCACACCGGGCGCGGGGACGACGACCTACTACACCAACGGCGATCCCGCGGCGTTCGATGCCGGCGTGCGGCGCCTCGGCGGCGGCGCCGGCCGCGTCCTCTCGCTCATCGCACCGTACGCGTCGCGCTGAGCCCTCAGCCGGACGCGTCCGTCGCGTGCGCGTTGCCGTTCGCATGCACCGCCGCGGCGTCGGCGGCCGTTTCCGGTGCGAAAGCGTCTCCGTTGGTCTCGCCGTCGTCGCCCGGCGCACCGCCGGCCGCGAGCGCGCGCAGCGCGTCGACGAACTGCTCGCGCAGCGGGATCCGCTCGTGCGGTTCGATCGTGCGGCCGAGCGCCGTGTTCAGCGCTTTCATCAGGCGCAGGTTCACGTCGGGCGGAAGGCGCCGCACGCGGTCCCACGTCTCGACGATCGTCGGGAGACGTTCCTCGATCGCCGGCGCGAGCGTCGCCGCGATCTCGGCGATCTGTTCGCCGGTTGCCGGCGGCGCGGCCGCGCGCTCCGTCGTCAGCGCGATCCACGGCGCGACCACACCTTCGGCCCATTCGTGACAGACGTCGGCTTCGAAGCGCAGCTTCTCCGACTGGGTGCGGTGGACATCGATCCCGAGCAGATGCAGACGCACGCCGAATGCCTGCGCCGT is a genomic window containing:
- a CDS encoding N-acetylmuramoyl-L-alanine amidase — encoded protein: MARSRDRRSSLPVFAALLLAAFAACALPARAQERAPLLWFQGTRLIFEHAVAQNGDLAVAARDPGTVRFLERLGAHVSYQPQQRYVVVTAQDRRTIVFTLGDPSYLIAGVRARAPFAPFDDNGDAVLPFYALARALYVEPVADAGGETVLQPRIGALDVRSDGGRTIVTVRGAMPLLATTNADTPDRVQISFTGQGASVAPSRGGPGSQLAGIDVAVNGSPRVPTTTLTLSGAPGTTHRVVPGASPTTYAVVFEGGAVAQNPAVPPPPFPGPADSPPPTPQPGPTIVAPIVAGRATVTDLTIGPGSDDTLAVRVALSGAVRYEWHRLLDHRWYVDLANTTLSGPGRDERPSFGSVQSVRVRQIGTTDAPAVRIAFTMTGDQRVDVQPSDNGLAIAVANAPSPDLARTGVGATGGPPVAQSAATPDPASSDAPWKFAPGNGSRIIVLDPGHGGSDTGTAHNNLVEKDLTLDIARRLRALLTAQGWTVRMTRDSDIDPVSQDNLSKMRADGLANPDDRAYLQTRCDTANNVNARLFISIHINSAPFAGAKGTTFYWYKPQDAAFAQALERSVIPLAGTQDDGTRHENFYVVRHTTMPSVLIETAFVTNPDDVALLRSPSFLQNVAQGIANGVKAYAGAPGAQPLSLRQ
- a CDS encoding NYN domain-containing protein; translated protein: MNVAVFVDAVYLYALACAARYGTNHPRIRLSLNVEAVVRELKREVAALDGGGARLIRIYWYDGAPLAGRTAEQARVAATSDVKLRLGTVNAYGEQKGVDALIVHDLSELARNRAIDAAILVSGDEDILVGVQTAQAFGVRLHLLGIDVHRTQSEKLRFEADVCHEWAEGVVAPWIALTTERAAAPPATGEQIAEIAATLAPAIEERLPTIVETWDRVRRLPPDVNLRLMKALNTALGRTIEPHERIPLREQFVDALRALAAGGAPGDDGETNGDAFAPETAADAAAVHANGNAHATDASG
- a CDS encoding glutamate racemase encodes the protein MLGLYDSGLGGLTVLAALRAAGIDQDVVYFADQAHVPYGDKTDAQIHGYLGENLALLRDHGVDAVVTACNTSCAVAGKLGWPATTLPVLDLIATAGASLAQTPHRRIAVVATAATVRSGAYARAIAAHAPHVEVVERAAPALVPLVEAGAAESDDARAAVFAVAATLPEVDAIVYGCTHYPLLDRWFADALGAAVIRIDPAQAQAEAARALVARLGLTPGAGTTTYYTNGDPAAFDAGVRRLGGGAGRVLSLIAPYASR
- a CDS encoding GerMN domain-containing protein, which produces MLTVLFVVAIGAAWWFTHRASSTVGDTITVYYTKADGTTLAPWQVTLGPARDRASVAFYAATQTVAGPPSNIEAVRFPPGTRVRAVDVTDAIADVDLSREVAGSSPEGSFAEAAEFKALVWTLTQPALGVTSVKVRVDGVRVATLPGGHLELDGPLTRSSF